Genomic window (Molothrus aeneus isolate 106 chromosome 29, BPBGC_Maene_1.0, whole genome shotgun sequence):
AGGGCATCAGGGTTGGCTTTGGGCAGCTGCTCAGGTTCCCCCCCATTTGGTTCAAGAAAGCCAAGGGCTAAGGTTTGCTCACCGGGAAATTGACACTGCCATTGCTATTGCAGTACTTCAGCTCTACAACTCTCAGCACATCGAGGGTAATGCATGATCCCAGAGTCACCTGGGGTCcttggaaagctgcaaaagaaaagacaaagccCCATGAGCTGATGCCTACGATCATGGCTGACATTCTGCAAGGGcggtttctttgggttttgagGTGGAAGAGCAGCATCTGTGCCTGAGTCATCACGCCCCAAGGGAAAATAAGGCCAGGTCAGTAACACTCAGAATTGCCATGCTTGCACTCACTGGTAACTTCGTAAGCCATGTAGGTGGTGACTCCGCTGCACATAGCCGTGATGTCTATTCCATAGGAGTTGAGGTTGCTGACCAATCCACTGGTGACAAAGGTGATCCTCTTGTTGGGTCTTCCAAAACCACCGATCAGGTTCTAAACATCAAAAACCAGCATTCAGCAAGCTCAGGGCAGAGAGGTGGCTCCTGCTAGGCTGTTCCTCTGCAATGATGAATCGGGGCTGGGTCTTTGATACCCAACTGCTTTTTAGGAGGCCTTTTAATCCCCTGGAGGGGCCTGTGAGAACACCATCAAGCCTTGAAGGCAGCCTCAAGGGCCGAGCTCATTCTAAGAGAGTCAAGGTGAATGGAACTTGAGGGGAAATGGCAGCGCAAGGAATGCCTTTAAGGGCTTCACAAAGAACGAGTTTGCTCAGCAAGCTGCACAGCTCAGCATCCTCTGGGTTAGTGGGGGAGGGAATAATGCAGCCCctttcatttggaaaagcaTTCCTACAACATAGTTCTAAtcagcatttcttttgagaGAAAGGAAACTCTGCCAAAAGGCACAACCAGATCCTGCCCACAAAGAAGCAGAACATGAAGAAATGGCACAATGATTTCCAGGGCCAGGCACCATCTGCTCCTTTGGAACCTTACCCTGCTCTCTTGTGCCAGGTGGGCCAGGTTATCAAAGCGGGGCATCTCGCTTCTGTTCATGATGGAAATGTAGCAGGCGTTCTGTTGCGGGACTTTGGTTGCAATGACACCCTGTAAAAGAAATGGATTAAGAAATCACAGTTCAGTTTCATCCAAGTATTAATGTTGGCATCATATCGAGGTGGAAACCATAATTAATGCTGAGTTCCGCTGCCCCACATTGTGGACTCCAAATGTTCAGAATACAGGAGCAATCGCCACCCCTGGGCCAGCTGTACCAGCAGCCAGACTCCTTGGATGCTTTTGAAGgagccccctccctgccacTCACTGTGTTGTAGTTCCAGATGGTTTTCCAGGACCCGCTGAAGCTCCTTTGCTCAATGACAGCCACACGCCATTGCCTGTTGATGGTCACAATCTGGGAGTGGCCACCGATGATGACCTGAGTGTTGTTGAAGATGCCGCTGGGAATCTGCTGAGACTAAAtagccaagggaaaaaaagatattttgcaTTTGAAGGAAGACAGTGATGTCACCAAAGCTTCCAAAAAAATCCTTGCTACAGTGGAAGAAGTGCTGGCCCTCAGGTAATGCCCATGGCTTCCCTCAGTCTTTTCTAAAGGACCCAGAATCAAAGTGGTGGCAGTGGGCTGAGGCCCTAAGAATTCTTCTCATGGATTCCGTGAATCATTGCTGCATCTGCAGctggcttctgctgcttttagaGTTTGATTCCTGCTAGAGCACTGGCCCGAGGAAATCCAAGCTCAAGGGCTTGGATGGAAAGCTCTGCTCTCTCATTGCTCTCTTTCAGCATCTGCGCCCTCTCAAAAGAGGAGCTGCCTGAAACGAAGGGCATCAGGGTTGGCtttgggcagcagctcaggatccCCCCATTTGGTTCAAGAAATCTAAGGGCTAAGGGTTTCTCACCGGGAAATTGCCATTCCAGTTGCCATTGCCGTTCCAGTTGCCATTCCACTGGTTGTTCCAGTTGCCGTTCCACTGGTTGTTCCAGTTGCTGTTCCACTGGTTGTTCCACTGGTTGTTCCAGTTGCCGTTCCACTGGTTGTTCCAGTTGCCATTCCACTGGTTGGTCCAGTTGTTGTTCCAGTTGCCATTCCACTGGTTGTTCCAGTTGTTGTTCCAGTTGCCATTCCACTGGTTGTTCCACTGGTTGTTCCACTGGTTGTTCCACTGGTTGTTCCACTGGTTGTTCCAGTTGCCATTGCTATTGCAGTACTTCAGCTCTACAACTCTCAGCACATCGAGGGTAATGCATGATCCCAGAGTCACCTGGGGTCcttggaaagctgcaaaagaaaagacaaaaccccATGAGCTGATGCCTTAGACCTTGGCTGACGTTCCTCACGggggtttctttgggttttgagGTGGAAGAGCAGCATCTGTGCCTAAGTCATCACACCCCAATGGAAAATAAGGCCAGGTGAGTAACACTCAGAATTGCCATGCTTGCACTCACTGGTAACTTGGGTAGCCATGTAGGTGGTGACTCCGCTGCACATAGCCGCAATCTCTGTTCCATAGGAGTAGAGGTTGTTGACCAGTCCATTGGTGACAAAGGTGATCTTGGTGTGTCTTCCAAAAACGCCAATCAGGTTCTATACATGAAAAAACAGCAGTCAGCAAGCTCATTGCTGGCACCTGGTTCCTGCTAGGCCTATTGCTAGCTCTAGGAGGAGGACTCTGGACTTGTGTTTGATTCCCAAGTGCCTTTAGGGACATCTTTTAATCCCCTGGGGGGCCTGTGGGACCACTAGCAAGCCTTGAAGGTAGCTTCAAAGGCAGAGCTTGTTCTACAGCAGTCAAGGTCTAGGGAACTTGAGGGGAAGGGGCAGCACAACAAAAGCCCTGAGGGGCACTACAGAGAACAGATGTGCCCAGAAAATTGCACAGCTCAGCATCCTCTGGGTAAGTGGGGAGGGATTAATGCTGCCCCTTTCTTTTGGCAAACCATTCCTACAAAAAATTACTAATCAGCATTGCTGTTCAGTGGAAGGAAAGTCTGACACCAGTGACTACTTGATCTTCTCCAGAAAGAAGAAGCACATGAAGAAATGGCCCAATGATCTCTGGGGCCAGGaacctgctgctcctttggaaCCTTACCCTGCTCTCTTGTGCCAGGCGGGCCAGGTTATCAAAGCGGGGCATCTCGCTTCTGTTCATGATGGAAATGTAGCAGGCGTTCTGTTGTGTGACTTTGGTTGCAATGACACCCTGTAAGAGAAAAGTCTTCAGCACTCACAATTCAGTTTCTTCCAAGTATTAATCTTTGCATAAATTCAGCATGGAAGTCCTAACAAGTACTGAGTGTTAGTATCACAAACTGTGGACTCCAAACATTCAGAATAAAGGAACAGTCGCCatccctgggccagctgtgcctgcagccagacTCCTTGGATGCTTTTGAAGGAGCCCCCTCGCTGCCACTCACCGTGTTGTAGTTCCAGATGGTTTTCCAGGACCCGCTGATGTTCCTTTGCTCAATGACGGCCACACGCCATTGCCTGTTGATGGTCACAATCTGGGAGTGGCCACCGATGATGACCTGAGTGTTGTTGAAGATGCCGCTGGGAATCTGCTGAGTCTGAGAAGCCAAGGGAAAGCAGAAGTTTTGCCTTTGAAGGAAGACAGTGATGTCcccacattttctgaaaaatccctgctGCAATACAAGAAGTGGTGCCTCCCTGGTGCGTGCCTGCCCAGCACTCAGTTTTTTCCAACGGACCCAGAATCAAGGCCCTGTCAGTAGGGAGAGGCCACAGGAATTCTTTCTATTAATTCAGTGAATCATTGCTGCATTTGACAGCTGCCATCTACTGCCTTCAGCGGTTGATGCATGCTAAAACATCGGCCAGAGGAAATCCAAACTCGAGGGCTTGCTTGGAAACCACTGCTCACCCATTGCCCTTTAAAGGCCTCTGAACCTTGAAGCAGGAAGCTCTCAATCAGGAGATGCCCGACAGGAAGGGCATCAGGGTTGGCTTTGGGCAGCTGCTCAGGTTCCCCCCCATTTGGTTCAAGAAAGCCAAGGGCTAAGGTTGGCTCACCGGGAAATTGACACTGCCATTGCTATTGCAGTACTTCAGCTCTACAACTCTCAGCACATCGAGGGTAATGCATGATCCCAGAGTCACCTGGGGTCcttggaaagctgcaaaagaaaagacaaagccCCATGAGCTGATGCCTACGATCATGGCTGACATACTGCAGGGGCGGCTTCTTTGGGTTTTGAGGTGGAAGAGCAGCATCTGTGCCTGAGTCATCACGCCCCAAGGGAAAATAAGGCCAGGTCAGTAACACTCAGAATTGCCATGCTTGCACTCACTGGTAACTTCGTAAGCCATGTAGGTGGTGACTCCGCTGCACATAGCCGTGATGTCTATTCCATAGGAGTTGAGGTTGCTGACCAATCCACTGGTGACAAAGGTGATCCTCTTGTTGGGTCTTCCAAAACCACCGATCAGGTTCTAAACATCAAAAACCAGCAGTCAGCAAGCTCAGGGCAGAGAGGTGGCTCCTGCTAGGCCTGTTCCTTGCTCTAGGAGGAGGACTCCGGACTTGTGTTTGATTCCCAAGTGCCTTTAGGGACATCTTTTAATTCCTTGCAGGGCCTGTGGGGCCACCATCAAGCCTTGAAGGCAGCCTCAAGGGCCGAGCTCATTCTAAGAGAGTCAAGGTGAATGGAACTTGAAAGGAAATGGCAGCGCAAGGAATGCCTTTAAGGGCTTCACAAAGAATGAGTTTGCCCCGCAAGCTGCACAGCTCATCATCCTCTGGGTAAGTGGGGGAGGGAATAATGCAGCCCctttcatttggaaaagcaCTCCTAGAATAAATTACTTTTCCACATTAATTTTGAGAGAAAGAAACTCTGCCACAAGACACAACCTGATCCTGCCCCAAAATATGCTGCACATGAAGAAATGGCACAATGATTTCCAGGGCCAGGCACCATCTGCTCCTTTGGAACCTTACCCTGCTCTCTTGTGCCAGGTGGGCCAGGTTATCAAAGCGGGGCATCTCGCTTCTGTTCATGATGGAAATGTAGCAGGCGTTCTGTTGCGGGACTTTGGTTGCAATGACACCctgtaaaagaaaaggattaAGAAATCACAGTTCAGTTTCATCCAAGTATTAATGTTGGCATCATATCGAGGTGGAAACCATAATTAATGCTGAGTTCCGCTGCCCCACATTGTGGACTCCAAATGTTCAGAATATAGGAGTAATCGCCACCCCTGGGCCAGCTGTACCAGCAGCCAGACTCCTCGGATGCTTTTGAAGgagccccctccctgccacTCACCGTGTTGTAGTTCCAGATGGTTTTCCAGGACCCGCTGAAGCTCCTTTGCTCAATGACGGCCACACGCCATTGCCTGTTGATGGTCACAATCTGGGAGTGGCCACCGATGATGACCTGAGTGTTGTTGAAGATGCCACTGGGAATCTGCTGAGACTAAAtagccaagggaaaaaaagatattttgcaTTTGAAGGAAGACAGTGATGTCACCAAAGCTTCCAAGAAAATCCTTGCTACAGTGGAAGAAGTGCTGGCCCTCAGGTAATGCCCATGGCTTCCCTCAGTCTTTTCTAAAGGACCCAGAATCAAAGTggtggcagtgggcagaggccCTAAGAATTCTTCTCATGGATTCCGTGAATCATTGCTGCATCTGCAGctggcttctgctgcttttagaGTTTGATTCCTGCTAGAGCACTGGCCCGAGGAAATCCAAGCTCAAGGGCTTGGATGGAAAGCTCTGCTCTCTCATTGCTCTCTTTCAGCATCTGTGCCCTCTCAAAAGAGGAGCTGCCTGAAACGAAGGGCATCAGGGTTGGCtttgggcagcagctcaggatccCCCCATTTGGTTCAAGAAATCTAAGGGCTAAGGTTTTCTCACCGGGAAATTGCCATTCCAGTTGCCATTCCAGTTGCCATTGCCATTCCAATTGTTGTTCCAATTATTGTTCCAGTTGTTGTTGCCGATGCCATTCCAATTGTCGTTCCAGATGCCATTGCCATTCCAATTGTTGTTCCAGTTGTTGTTCCAGTTGCCGTTCCAGTTGCCATTCCAATTGTTGTTCCAGTTGCCATTCCAGTTGCCATTCCACTGGTTGTTCCAGTTGCCATTCCACTGGTTGTTCCAGTTGTTGTTCCAGTTGCCATTCCACTGGTTGTTCCACTGGTTGTTCCACTGGTTGTTCCACTGGTTGTTCCACTGGTTGTTCCAGTTGCCATTGCTATTGCAGTACTTCAGCTCTACAACTCTCAGCACATCGAGGGTAATGCATGATCCCAGAGTCACCTGGGGTCcttggaaagctgcaaaagaaaagacaaaaccccATGAGCTGATGCCTTAGACCTTGGCTGATGTTCTCCAGGggggtttctttgggttttgagGTGGAAGAGCAGCATCTGTGCCTGAGTCATCCCGCCCCAAGGGAAAATAAGGCCAGGTGAGTAACACTCAGAATTGCCATGCTTGCACTCACTGGTAACTTGGGTAGCCATGTAGGTGGTGACTCCGCTGCACATAGCCGCAATCTCTGTTCCATAGGAGTAGAGGTTGTTGACCAGTCCATTGGTGACAAAGGTGATCTTGGTGTGTCTTCCAAAAACGCCAATCAGGTTCTATACATGAAAAAACAGCAGTCAGCAAGCTCATTGCTGGCACCTGGTTCC
Coding sequences:
- the LOC136567558 gene encoding uncharacterized protein, with the translated sequence MTQAQMLLFHLKNQRNRPCRMSAMITQQIPSGIFNNTQVIIGGHSQIVTINRQWRVAVIEQRNISGSWKTIWNYNTGVIATKVTQQNACYISIMNRSEMPRFDNLARLAQESRNLIGVFGRHTKITFVTNGLVNNLYSYGTEIAAMCSGVTTYMATQVTTFQGPQVTLGSCITLDVLRVVELKYCNSNGNWNNHGIFNNTQVIIGGHSQIVTINRQWRVAVIEQRSFSGSWKTIWNYNTGVIATKVPQQNACYISIMNRSEMPRFDNLAHLAQESRNLIGGFGRPNKRITFVTSGLVSNLNSYGIDITAMCSGVTTYMAYEVTTFQGPQVTLGSCITLDVLRVVELKYCNSNGSTQQIPSGIFNNTQVIIGGHSQIVTINRQWRVAVIEQRNISGSWKTIWNYNTGVIATKVTQQNACYISIMNRSEMPRFDNLARLAQESRNLIGVFGRHTKITFVTNGLVNNLYSYGTEIAAMCSGVTTYMATQVTRPQVTLGSCITLDVLRVVELKYCNSNGNWNNQWNNQWNNQWNNQWNNQWNGNWNNNWNNQWNGNWNNNWTNQWNGNWNNQWNGNWNNQWNNQWNSNWNNQWNGNWNNQWNGNWNGNGNWNGNFPSQQIPSGIFNNTQVIIGGHSQIVTINRQWRVAVIEQRSFSGSWKTIWNYNTGIIATKVMPERTCYISTMNRNEMPTFAALVRVAAERRNLIGGFGRPTKEITFVTNGLVSNLSSYGADVFSMCSGLTTYMTYEVHVPQYNQPSCTALNVLRLVELKYCHGNGQLGKSYLS